The genomic window AAATATCCTCAAGTAGAACTAAAACTTGTAGGAGCAGAAAACGCATTAGTGCCGTGGTACATACTGGATAAAGAAGATCCACAAACTCAAAAGCTTCGTCCTTATTATCAAGGTAGTTATAGAGCGCAATTGCAAAAGCGAATTGCTGCTAGTGCAGCTAATTCAGTTTCTTTTTTGGGTAAAATTCCCCATTTTCAGCTATTAGAATATTATCAACAAGCAGATATATTTATTTTTCCCTCTGTCTGGAATGAACCATTTGGGATGCCGGTTGTAGAAGCAATGTCAATGGGATTGCCCGTGATTACTACCCGTGGGGGTGCTTTCCCCGAACTGGTAGAGGATGGGAAAACAGGGTTATTGGTCGAACGCGGGGATGTAGAGGCTTTAGCTGAGGCAATGCTGCGACTGCTTTTAGACGATAACCTCTGTCAAGCAATGGGAGGCGAGGGCAGGCGGCAAGCAGTCGAAAAGTTTGATTGGAATCATCAGGCGGATCAGCTTTTACACCACTATCAGACAATGATGAAAAGTCTAACTACATCACTGAGGAGTTAATCATGTTGGCAAGCCTAGAAAAAACGCCACTGACTATTTTCCGTGAAATGAAACTGTTTATCATTGTTTGGGTGGGGCAACTTATTGCATCTATTGGTACTACCATTAGCGCATTTGCTTTGGATGTTTGGGTTTACGAACAAACGGGTTCTGTCACCCAATTTGCTTTAATTGCCCTTGCCAATACTTTACCCCTGATTTTACTTGCTCCCGTAGCTGGGTTATTCGTGGATCGGTGGGATCGTAAATGGACAATGATTATCAGCGATTTATTGGCAATTTTACCAACTGTGGCGATCGCTATTTTATTGCTCATCGGTCGGTTGGAAATTTGGCACATTTACTTAGCCAATACCTCCAGTGCTGTCTTTATGGCTTTTCAAATGCCAGCTTTCATTGCTTCCATCACTCTCCTAGTGCCAAAACAGCACCTTGGTCGGGCTAATGGAATGCTGAGTTTGATGAACGGTACGGCGCGACTTGTCGCACCACCTTTAGGTGGTGTCCTGCTAGGACTGATTTCTCTGCAAGGGATTATTGCGCTGCATATAACCACCATCTTTTTGAGTATTGGTATCCTCTTGCTGCTTCAGTTCCCTCAATCCAGAACTCCTGATATTACCAACGAAGGAAGTTCCTTTCTCAAACAAACAACCTATGGCTTTACCTATTTATTAGCTAGGCCAGGACTACTAGGAGTATTAATCATCTCAGCTTACAGCTTTTTTCTTGTAGGAGGTGTTCAGGTCATCACTACACCCTTGATATTATCTTTTGCGCCTGTAACGGTTTTGGGGACTATTATTTCCCTCTTTGGCGTAGCTATTTTAGCAGGTGGCTTGCTGATGGGTATCTGGGGCGGTCTAGAGCGTAACATGAATATGATTTACGGCTGTATGCTTCTCACGGGTGTGTTTCTGATTGTCGCCGGTGTGCAAGCTTCTATTTTTGTCTTTATTGTTGGCATCTTCTTATTCTTTTTGCTCCGACCAATCATTGCTAGTTCAACCCAAGCTATTTTTCAGGCAAAAGTAGAACCATTAGTGCAGGGTAGAGTCTTTTCAATTAAAGGCGCGATCGAAGCTGTCGGTTTACCTCTTGGCTATATCACAATAGGCCCCCTGGCAGAAAAGGTTTTTGAACCTTTAATGGCTACTGATGGTTTCTTGGCAGGTAATATCGGACAAATTATTGGTGTCGGTACAGGTCGGGGGATGGGGCTTCTGTGCATCATCATGGGAATCTTGACTATTTCCGCAACCTGTATTGCTTACTTCTTCCCTCGTCTGAGACTTGTAGAAGATGAACTACCTGATGTGATTGATGAAGTAGCGTTGGCTACACCCGCCGCAGACATCCCTGCTATGGCGAAGTGATAAAAAGTATATGCAGTATATTTTCAAGCTATATTTGCCTCTACTTAAGTGATACAGTGATAGAAAATTTTCAACGTATTTACGTATCTACTATAAAATATGCAAGCTGAAGTGATTCGCAATCAAGCATTAAAAGATACCAAATCTCCATTTTCGTCTTTCATTCAATTTTGGGAGAGTGTGAGAGCGATCGCAAGGCCTTACTGGTATCCAACAAAGCCAGGTGAAAGAGCATTTTCAGATGTGATTGGTGCTTGGGGAATGCTCTTGCTGTTGTTATTCTTAATAATTGCACTTGTAGCTACGACTGTTTTGAATAGCTTCATTAATCGTTATTTACTCGATACCATCATTAAAGATAAGGATCTTTCTAAGTTTGTAAATATTTTATGTTTTTATGGTTTAAACCTTTTATTAGTAACTCTGTTGGTAGGGTTTTCTAAATTTGTCAGAAAAAAAATTGCTCTTGATTGGTATCAATGGCTAAATAATCATATTTTATCAAAATATTTAAGCAATCGAGCCTATTATAAAATCAACTTTAAATCTGAGGTTGAAAATCCAGATCAACGACTATCTCAAGAAATTGAACCTATTGCCAGTAATTCTCTCCGCTTTTTAGCTACGTTACTAGAAAAAGTTCTAGAAATGATAGCTTTTTTAATCATTCTTTGGTCAATCTCTCAGCAAGCTGCAATTATTCTAGTTACTTATACATTTATAGGTAATTTGATTTCCCTCTACTTAACTCAAGAATTAAATAAGATTAATGGAGAAGAACTTGAATCGAAAGCTAACTACAGTTATGGACTGACTCACATTCGGACTCATGCTGAATCCATAGCTTTTTTTCAGGGAGAGAA from Nostoc sp. UHCC 0870 includes these protein-coding regions:
- a CDS encoding MFS transporter — protein: MLASLEKTPLTIFREMKLFIIVWVGQLIASIGTTISAFALDVWVYEQTGSVTQFALIALANTLPLILLAPVAGLFVDRWDRKWTMIISDLLAILPTVAIAILLLIGRLEIWHIYLANTSSAVFMAFQMPAFIASITLLVPKQHLGRANGMLSLMNGTARLVAPPLGGVLLGLISLQGIIALHITTIFLSIGILLLLQFPQSRTPDITNEGSSFLKQTTYGFTYLLARPGLLGVLIISAYSFFLVGGVQVITTPLILSFAPVTVLGTIISLFGVAILAGGLLMGIWGGLERNMNMIYGCMLLTGVFLIVAGVQASIFVFIVGIFLFFLLRPIIASSTQAIFQAKVEPLVQGRVFSIKGAIEAVGLPLGYITIGPLAEKVFEPLMATDGFLAGNIGQIIGVGTGRGMGLLCIIMGILTISATCIAYFFPRLRLVEDELPDVIDEVALATPAADIPAMAK